CTACCACATGATTTAGTTACCAGGGGTGGATAAAGTCTTTGGAAAAGGCTGAGCTAGTAATTTATCTGATAAAAAGATGGATCCTTGAGTTTTTTTAGTTGCTTGTCTTCCTAAAGAGCGTCTTTCTTTATCAAGGTCTCCATGGGAGATGCAAATTACTGACTCATTTGCTTTGTTTCACAGGTTGTGCTGTTGATGCTTGTTTTCATTTTCGCTGCTGTCCATAGTGGTTTGGCTAGTCTTCGAGATTCTGGTGAAAAGCTCATTGGAGAGAGGGCTTTCCGAGTTATATTTGCTGGGGTTTCACTTCCTTTGGCAGTTAGTACTATCGTGAGTCCTTTATCTCGGTGATTATGGTTGGTTTTGCTAGTACAGTTTGTGTtgctgtatcacagacattctttATTCCTTCTCTTTTCATGTTTTTATCTTTTTGGTTTGTTTCTTATGTTGTTTTCTCAACTCCGAAGCtctttattctaggtttacttcaTCAATCATAGATATGATGGTACTCAATTGTGGCAACTTCAGAATGTTTTTGGAATCCATGAGCTAGTGTGGTTCTCATCCttcatttctttcttctttctctacCCATCCACCTTCAATCTGTTGGAAGTTGCTGCCATTGATAAGCCAAAATTGCATCTCTGGGAAACAGGAATCATGAGAATCACTAGACACCCTCAGGTATTAAATTCCCAACTCGGGTGCTTCTTATTCGATCCTACTTTTCGATACTAGCTAATCCTCAACCTTTTCGATTATCTAAGATGGTTGGGCAGGTAATATGGTGTTTAGCACATACGCTATGGATCGGAAACACAGTAGCAGTGGCAGCCTCTATCGGCTTAATAGCTCACCACCTGTTTGGCATTTGGAATGGTGATAGGCGTTTGGCATTGCGATATGGTAAACAATTTGAAGATTTAAAGAGAAGAACAAGTGTGCTTCCATTTGGTGCCATCTTAGATGGACGCCAAAAGTTACCTGATGATTACTACAAGGAATTTCTCCGGCTACCTTATTTGACAATCACAGCTCTGACTCTTGGTGCATATTTTGCACATCCACTGATGCAAGCGTCCAGTTCTCAACTTCATTGGTGATCAGTTGTATGCTTGTATTACTGATTGTATAAATTAATTTGGGTGGTGAAGAATGATGTGTCATTGTAGAATTAAATTGGACAAAGATCAAAAAGCGTCCTAGGTTtatcactctttttttttttttaaaaaaaataaataaaatgaaaagtTAAAAGGGCCCTACTGTATGATAAGACTCTTACTTTCCGGAAGAAATTTACAGtcttattctatttttataaGAGGTTATTTTTTGAACTCGTCATCTTTAAATTATATGGTAATAATTTTATTGTGTCAAAATTTTTCTTCGTAGGTAGTTATTAtaatatgaaaaattaattattttattttaattaaaattattatacataaaatattattatattaaaatatttttaacaacttagttaaaattatttaacttttATTAAGATCACCCTAGGTGggtcaaaatccttttaaaataattgtaaaaGCTACTAactaattattaaaaatttaaaatttaaaatctaaatactattattttaaaatattatttataagtttagtcaaaattatttaaaatagttGTAAAAAC
This region of Zingiber officinale cultivar Zhangliang chromosome 9A, Zo_v1.1, whole genome shotgun sequence genomic DNA includes:
- the LOC122020335 gene encoding 15-cis-zeta-carotene isomerase, chloroplastic-like; this translates as MASPLLLSISTPFRLSSPHRFPSLCNGATHSLRRAPSLPFPQPSDTPRLWRPSPCGSLRFAASVRAGGTSIGGAESENPLPDESPVGEDSAAFELREQKLSSWAYFTAILGVVLGALNILWISPSTGFGAAYIDAVSGLSESPEVVLLMLVFIFAAVHSGLASLRDSGEKLIGERAFRVIFAGVSLPLAVSTIVYFINHRYDGTQLWQLQNVFGIHELVWFSSFISFFFLYPSTFNLLEVAAIDKPKLHLWETGIMRITRHPQMVGQVIWCLAHTLWIGNTVAVAASIGLIAHHLFGIWNGDRRLALRYGKQFEDLKRRTSVLPFGAILDGRQKLPDDYYKEFLRLPYLTITALTLGAYFAHPLMQASSSQLHW